The genomic window GCCGTCTACGGGCAGACCGCCAACGGACCTGTCGTCGTCGACGCCCGCACCGGCAACGACAGGTCGACCGCGCTCACCGTCGTCCCCGGCACCGTCGACGCCTACGTCGGCCTCGTCGACGACGAGGACACCGACCGGACCCTGGCCTATCCGGCGACCGGCTGACCGGCTGACGCCTGCCTGCCGGCCACGCGGCATTGTCGGACAGGGCGCGGAGGTCGCCGACGGCGAGCGATCCGGCGAAGAAGTCGTTCTCCTCCGGGGTGCCGGAGATGCCCGGGCCGCACCTGGGCATCCTCACCGGACTCGACCGCCCCCACGCCGACGGGATCCGCGTCAAGCTCGCCGCCCTCAACGCGCGTTGAGACCCCGCCCCAGGCCGGCCGAGCCGCCCGACCGTACCGGCGCCGATCCCTTGCTTGGTCGGCAGCAGGGATCAGCAGGTGAGGCCGAGGGACGCGATGAGGTCGCGCATCTCGTCGCGGTAGACGGTGGCAGGGTCGTGGATGAGGGTGCGCAGGTGACCGTAGATCTCCAGGGCCATCAGGCCGTGCATGCGGCCCCAGACGCGCAGGGTCACGGCGAGCGCCATCGGCGGCAGGGCGGCGAAGTCCTCCCGGACGTGCGCGACCAGGCCGGGATCGAAGTCGGCCCATTCGTAGTGATCTGCCGGATGCTGCGTGCAGGCCGACGGCCAGGCGGCGGCGACGAGGCCGACGAGGCCGGTGCAGGCGCGCAGTTCGGCGGCTTTGCCGGGGCCGTCCTCCGGGGGCTGGTAGCCCGGTACGGGGTCGCCGTAGATCAACCGGAAACCCTCGGGGTTGGCCAGCGCCCAAGCGCGCATGGCCCCTGCCCAGGCCATGATCCGGGCTCCGGGATCGCTTTCCGAGACGCTGTCCCGGGCGGACTCGGCGGCTTGCACCGCCGAGGAGTAGACGTCGCCGATGAGCGTCGTGATCAGGTCGTCGCGGGTCGGGAAGTAGCTGTAGATCGCGCCGGCCGTCATCCCCATCTCCCGGGCGATGGCTCGCAGCGAGATGGCGTCGGGGCCTCCGCCGGCCATGAGCTTCAGCGCGATCGCCTTGATCTCGGCGCTGGTCTGCTCACGGAGCCGAGCGCGGCGGCTCTGGGTCTGCTGCTGTTCGCTCACGCTTGACACTCTACAAGGTTGGATTACTGTACGCCGTGTCTGTTTCTACACGGCGTGTAGAAATTCTACGACGTAGGATATGTGATGGAACTGCAACGGCTACGCCTTGGCCTGCTCGCGTTGACGCAGCTCATCGTGGCTCTGGACTACAACATCGTCTATGTGGCGCTGCCCGACATCGGGCAGGCGCTGGGGTTCGGCCCGTCGTCCGTGCAATGGGTGGTCAGCGCCTACGCGGTCGGACTCGGCGGGTTTCTCCTCCTCGGCGGGCGGGCCGTCGACCGGCTGGGCGCGCGCCGGATGTTCGTTGCCGGGCTGGCGCTGTACGGCATCGCCTCGCTGGCGGGCGGTCTGGCGTCAGGTGCCGGGGCGCTGGTCGCCGCCCGTGCGGTGCAGGGCGTCGGCGGGGCCCTGCTGACCCCGGCCACCCTCACGCTCATCTACCGGGGCTTCGCCGAAGGCCCGGAACGCAACAGGGCACTGGGCGTCTGGGGCATGGCGGGCAGCTCTGGCCTGGCCGCGGGTTCGCTCCTGGGCGGGGTGCTCACCAACTACCTCGGGTGGGAATGGGTGTTCTTCGTCAACGTGCCGCTGGCGCTCGGCTGCGCGCTGGCGGCGCCGCGCCTGCTGCCGGCCGACCCCGCCCGCTCCCCCGGCGGGTTCGACGTACCAGGTGCGGCGCTCGGCACCGCCGGCTCGGCCCTGTTGGTGTTCGGGCTGGCCAGTGCCACCGACGTCGGCTGGGGGACGCTGCGCGGCGGTGGGGCACTGGCCGCCGGGGTGCTCCTGCTCGCGCTGTTCCTGACGGTGGAGACCCGCACCCGCGAGCCGCTGGTCCCGCTGCACCTGGTACGGAGCCGCGGCCTGGCCGTCACCATGATCGTGATCGCGGTCTTCCAGGGCACGCTGGGCGGCGGCTACTACATCCTGACCTGCTACCTCCAGCCCGTCCTCGGCTACAGCTCGCTGCAGGCGGGACTGACGTTCCTTCCGCTCACCGTCACCTGCATGATCGCCGCCCTGAAGGCCACCCCGGTGCTGCTCGGCCGATGGGGTATCCGCACCACGCTCGCCGTGGCGATGGCCGGGACCGGCACGGGCATCGCCGTCCTGATCGCAGGTGCCACACCCGGGGGCGGCTTCTGGACGCTCCTGCCCGGAAGCGCCGTGTGGGGCTTCTTCGGCGGCGTCGCCTTCGTCGCCCTCTTCGCCGCCGCCGGATCCGGCGTCGCCCCCCACGAGCAGGGTGTCGCGTCCGGGCTGGCCGCCACCACCAAGGAACTCGGCGGCGCGCTCGGCCTGGCGGTCTTCGTCGCCATCGCCACCAGCTCGGCCGATCCCCTCGACGGCCTGCACGCCGCCGGATGGACCGTGGCAGCCGTCACCGTCGCCGGCGGTGTGATCGCCCTCGCCTACCCCCCTTCCCGTCCCGCACCCGGGCCGGGCGTCGTTCCCGAAACCCTCCAAGGAGCAAGCAAGTGAGCGCCGACGACCTCATCCTCCGTTACCTCGACATCTGGAACGAACGCGACGCCGCCGCCCGGTTGAAGCTGATGCGGTCCGTCCTGACGGACGACTCGCTCTACGTGGACCCCGACTACGCGGGCCTGCTGGGGCGGGCCGAACTGTCGGAGGCGATCGGCCGGGCGCAGGAGACGTTCGGCGACCTGCAGTTCAGCCTCGACAAGCTGATCGGCGTCCACCACGACCGGGCTCTGTTCAGCTGGCGCCTGGGCACCGTGGCCACCGGCTACGACAGTGTGGAGTTCGCCGGGGACCGCATCCGCAGCGTTGTGGGGTTCTTCTCCTGAGCTGACACCACCCAGCCCGGCCGGCGGCGGAGCCGGTCGGGCTCGCGGCCGTTGAGCTCCGCCGCGGACGGCGGTTCGGCTGCCGGAGCAGCGGTGGTCCGACCGTCGACTACCGGCCGGCGGTCAGACCCTGCCGGCCCGTCAGGTCTCCCTGCGCGCCAGCAGGGGGCGGTCCGGTTCCGCCGCTCCGACCCGCCCCGGTCACTGACTGGTGCAGCTCAATGACACGCCGGCGGGCGTACCGGTGCCGAGGAACCCGAACGTGGTTGACGCGGAGGGTTGCAGTGAACCGTTGTAGGAGGCGTTGCGCACCGACACATCAGAGCCGCTGGTGCTGATGGTGCCGTTCCACACCTGACTGATGCTCTGGCCACTGCCCAGCGTCCACCGCACGGTCCATCCGCTGATCGGTTCGCCGCCTGCCGTGACCTTGACCTCTCCCTGGAAGCCGCCGGACCAGGCGTTGACAGTCGTGTAGGTCGCCGTGCAAGCGCCCCCCTGGGTGCCCCCTGAGGTCGTACCGCCACTGACCGTGCCGCCGGTGGTGGTGCCGCCGGTCGTCGTTCCACCGGTCGTGGTGCCACCGGTCGTGGTGCCACCGGTCGTGGTGCCACCGCTGGTGGTCCCACCCGGCGGCACGTAGGGGCACTTGCTGTGGTAGATCGAAATACCGCCCGGATCGGCCAACGACGGGCAGAGGAACTGTGTGTAGCGGGTGTCGTTGTCGACGAAGATCTTGAGCCAGGGGATCAGCAGACGCATCTCGGTGCTCTGCGGATGCGTGTAGTAGACGTGGTCGGCCCCGGCGATCTGCACGAAGTCACTCTGGGTGGCGGCCGGCATGGTGGCGTAGAGGCCGTCGAGGTACGAGGGGGTGACCACGGTGTCGTTCTGCCCGGCCATGACCATCGTCGGCACCTGGTCGGTGGACATGTTCTGCGACGGTGAGAAGGGCGCCAGGGCGACCGCGGCCCTGAGCGACGGCCGGTGCTCGGAGGCGTACACCACGCCACCACCCCCCATGGAGTGGCCGATCACGGAGAGCCGGCTGGTATCGACGCGGTCCCGTACCGGACTGCGCTGGGTGAGGTAGTCAAGCGCCGCCAGGAGTTGGGTTCCCCGAGCAGCGTCGTAGTCGGTACGGCTGTTGGTCTCGATGCCGATCACGACGAACCCGAAAGAGGACAGCCAGGGTCCCATCCACGCTTCCTCATCGGCGAACAGGGCGGTGTAACCGGGGACGATCGCCACCGCTCCCCAGGTGCCCGCGCTGGTGTCGGTGGGGTAGTAGATCGTGCCGCCGTTGAATCCGTTGCCCGGCGCGACGCTCGTCTGCGCGGTGGCGAACGGCCCCCTGGAAGCGGCCACACCGGCCAGCGTGGGGTCGGGTCCCCGCTGGTAGGGATTGTCCGCGGCCGCCGCCGGCTGGAGGGCCAGCAACACCGCGAGCAGTCCCGCGACGGCCACCAGCGCGGCCACGGCCGTTCTGACCGACCCGGGCCGTGAACGCTGGTACATCGTGCTTCTCCGAGCGCCCGTGGGCGCTTCCCAGGCTAGGTGCACGGTACGTCTCCCTTCCGGACAGCAGCCGACGTAGGGGTGGGAGCGCTCCCAAACAACTCCGGACGCGGACCGCGAACGCAAGGCCCCTCGCAGGCGACGACGGGTCGACAGGCGGCGCATCCCTGCCCGGTGTGCGAGACGTGGGCAAGTGTGCGCACGCAGTCCCCGAAACGTCAACGCCTAGGAATCGAAATTTTCGATGTCTCCGCCGTCGACCAGGAACAGGAAAGATCGCGCCCGATCTGATCGGCCCTGGTCAAGGCGCTGGTAGCAGTGCGAGTTGGTCAAGTGCCCCGCGCCCGCACCCGTTTCGCACACGAGGAGCCTCGCTGTGAGATGTATTGACGCGTTCCGACGGGCGTCCTATGGTGCCGCGAATCGATCGTTGGAATCCCGAAAATTTCGCCCTCCCTACCCACGGACGGCGAGCGGATTGTTAGCGCTCACCTGCCCGCCAGGGCAGACAGTGCGCACAGTGCGCAGATAGCAGCAGGGCACCCGGCCCTCCGGTCGATGCCCTGTCCCCCCACTGTGAGGAGCACCCACCGACATGTCTTGGCTCACCGGACATCGAAGCATCCACACAAAAGCCGTGGCAGCGGCCACCGGAG from Streptomyces sp. NBC_01198 includes these protein-coding regions:
- a CDS encoding MFS transporter, with the translated sequence MELQRLRLGLLALTQLIVALDYNIVYVALPDIGQALGFGPSSVQWVVSAYAVGLGGFLLLGGRAVDRLGARRMFVAGLALYGIASLAGGLASGAGALVAARAVQGVGGALLTPATLTLIYRGFAEGPERNRALGVWGMAGSSGLAAGSLLGGVLTNYLGWEWVFFVNVPLALGCALAAPRLLPADPARSPGGFDVPGAALGTAGSALLVFGLASATDVGWGTLRGGGALAAGVLLLALFLTVETRTREPLVPLHLVRSRGLAVTMIVIAVFQGTLGGGYYILTCYLQPVLGYSSLQAGLTFLPLTVTCMIAALKATPVLLGRWGIRTTLAVAMAGTGTGIAVLIAGATPGGGFWTLLPGSAVWGFFGGVAFVALFAAAGSGVAPHEQGVASGLAATTKELGGALGLAVFVAIATSSADPLDGLHAAGWTVAAVTVAGGVIALAYPPSRPAPGPGVVPETLQGASK
- a CDS encoding TetR/AcrR family transcriptional regulator; this encodes MSEQQQTQSRRARLREQTSAEIKAIALKLMAGGGPDAISLRAIAREMGMTAGAIYSYFPTRDDLITTLIGDVYSSAVQAAESARDSVSESDPGARIMAWAGAMRAWALANPEGFRLIYGDPVPGYQPPEDGPGKAAELRACTGLVGLVAAAWPSACTQHPADHYEWADFDPGLVAHVREDFAALPPMALAVTLRVWGRMHGLMALEIYGHLRTLIHDPATVYRDEMRDLIASLGLTC
- a CDS encoding poly(ethylene terephthalate) hydrolase family protein, with the protein product MYQRSRPGSVRTAVAALVAVAGLLAVLLALQPAAAADNPYQRGPDPTLAGVAASRGPFATAQTSVAPGNGFNGGTIYYPTDTSAGTWGAVAIVPGYTALFADEEAWMGPWLSSFGFVVIGIETNSRTDYDAARGTQLLAALDYLTQRSPVRDRVDTSRLSVIGHSMGGGGVVYASEHRPSLRAAVALAPFSPSQNMSTDQVPTMVMAGQNDTVVTPSYLDGLYATMPAATQSDFVQIAGADHVYYTHPQSTEMRLLIPWLKIFVDNDTRYTQFLCPSLADPGGISIYHSKCPYVPPGGTTSGGTTTGGTTTGGTTTGGTTTGGTTTGGTVSGGTTSGGTQGGACTATYTTVNAWSGGFQGEVKVTAGGEPISGWTVRWTLGSGQSISQVWNGTISTSGSDVSVRNASYNGSLQPSASTTFGFLGTGTPAGVSLSCTSQ
- a CDS encoding nuclear transport factor 2 family protein: MSADDLILRYLDIWNERDAAARLKLMRSVLTDDSLYVDPDYAGLLGRAELSEAIGRAQETFGDLQFSLDKLIGVHHDRALFSWRLGTVATGYDSVEFAGDRIRSVVGFFS